A window of Synechococcus sp. MEDNS5 contains these coding sequences:
- a CDS encoding pyridoxamine 5'-phosphate oxidase family protein, with the protein MPVDPIHSMSLPPWRPLLRAARQREGRAPGASWLQLASVAADGTPRVRTLVFRGWSDEGALELLTDARSEKPVELSGQGQVELCWLFRKAREQFRLRGIAQLLSDGDDPEALNAHWQRLTPGGRCVWAWPHPGKPFEAAGPWPEAIADGELPPPHLLLIRIQLQRVEQLDLKAHPHRRRCWDRGDDWIERRLNP; encoded by the coding sequence ATGCCGGTTGATCCCATCCATTCGATGTCGTTGCCCCCCTGGCGGCCTTTGCTGCGGGCAGCCCGCCAGCGGGAGGGACGGGCACCAGGGGCCAGCTGGCTCCAGTTGGCCAGCGTGGCGGCCGATGGCACGCCGCGGGTGCGCACCTTGGTGTTTCGAGGCTGGAGTGATGAGGGTGCCCTCGAGCTGCTCACCGATGCCCGTAGCGAGAAACCAGTCGAACTCAGTGGGCAGGGGCAGGTGGAGCTGTGCTGGTTGTTCCGCAAGGCCAGAGAACAGTTCCGCCTGCGTGGGATCGCTCAGTTGTTGAGTGATGGCGACGATCCTGAGGCCCTGAACGCCCACTGGCAGCGGTTGACGCCCGGTGGTCGCTGCGTCTGGGCCTGGCCCCATCCAGGGAAGCCTTTTGAGGCCGCTGGCCCCTGGCCTGAGGCGATCGCCGATGGGGAGCTACCACCGCCCCATCTGCTGTTGATCCGCATTCAGCTTCAGCGTGTGGAGCAACTCGATCTCAAAGCGCATCCCCATCGGCGCCGCTGCTGGGACCGTGGGGACGACTGGATCGAGCGACGCCTTAATCCCTGA
- a CDS encoding DUF3303 domain-containing protein yields MLFLMHWHFKTGFHEKAARKFMQTGAPMPACKSWKRYHAPGSVQGWILVETDDAGVCYEHAAEWAECLDWTVTPVFTDEQAGPLMGKVYS; encoded by the coding sequence ATGTTGTTCCTCATGCACTGGCACTTCAAGACCGGCTTTCACGAGAAGGCGGCTCGCAAGTTCATGCAGACCGGTGCTCCCATGCCAGCTTGCAAGTCGTGGAAGCGCTATCACGCACCCGGATCGGTTCAGGGCTGGATCCTGGTGGAAACCGATGATGCCGGCGTCTGCTATGAGCACGCCGCTGAATGGGCGGAATGCCTCGACTGGACTGTGACACCTGTGTTCACCGATGAGCAGGCCGGTCCCCTGATGGGCAAGGTCTACAGCTGA
- a CDS encoding glutathione S-transferase family protein, whose amino-acid sequence MTEESAKAEALSWAALEALAPAAAERVEGPTNAQASLRLFGHSVADVQVTLFRDHHAWCPYCQKVWLWLELRRVPYRIRKVTMRCYGPKEPWFTALVPSGMLPALELNGRLITESDRILEALERAFGPVGAGMNDRRVRRLRELERLLFRAWCVWLCSPGLREDQERRARDQFQRVAAQMEEAIALGGGPWLDPDDPMGATPGTADLVFIPYVERMNASLAYFKGFALREAHGGIDRWLSALEQLETYRGTQSDVHTHAHDLPPQMGGCWSDGSAQQQRMAAEVDQGEGLGALECRWSPSEGEVTPQARALERVLRHRSTLMARSPLGEGFDQPLRAALTTLMGAGPVLPAAGSAAALRYLRDRISVPRDMPLHSARLLRQALESTAALAGHDQPTPLPFEHRFDQDPRPFVGSGT is encoded by the coding sequence ATGACTGAGGAGTCGGCGAAGGCGGAGGCGCTCTCCTGGGCTGCCCTCGAGGCTCTGGCACCGGCTGCAGCCGAGCGGGTGGAAGGCCCCACCAACGCTCAGGCCAGCTTGCGTCTGTTCGGGCACTCCGTGGCGGATGTGCAGGTGACGTTGTTCCGGGACCACCACGCCTGGTGCCCGTACTGCCAGAAAGTGTGGCTCTGGCTTGAGCTGCGCCGGGTGCCTTACCGGATCCGCAAGGTCACCATGCGCTGTTATGGCCCGAAGGAGCCCTGGTTCACGGCACTGGTTCCCTCAGGAATGCTGCCGGCTCTGGAACTCAATGGACGCCTGATCACCGAGAGCGATCGCATCCTCGAAGCCCTCGAACGCGCCTTCGGACCGGTGGGAGCCGGCATGAATGACCGGCGGGTGAGGCGCCTGCGCGAGCTGGAACGGTTGCTGTTCCGTGCCTGGTGTGTGTGGCTCTGCTCTCCTGGCCTGCGTGAGGATCAGGAACGGCGCGCCCGGGATCAGTTCCAGCGGGTGGCCGCCCAGATGGAGGAGGCGATCGCCCTTGGTGGTGGGCCTTGGCTGGATCCTGATGATCCGATGGGGGCAACACCCGGCACTGCGGATCTGGTGTTCATTCCCTACGTGGAGCGCATGAACGCATCGCTGGCCTATTTCAAGGGGTTTGCCCTGCGCGAAGCCCATGGCGGCATCGACCGTTGGCTTTCAGCCCTTGAGCAGCTTGAGACCTACCGCGGCACCCAGAGTGATGTGCACACCCATGCTCACGATCTACCTCCGCAGATGGGCGGATGCTGGTCTGACGGCAGTGCCCAGCAGCAGCGCATGGCCGCGGAGGTGGATCAGGGTGAGGGGCTGGGTGCCCTGGAATGCCGCTGGTCACCGTCTGAAGGAGAGGTGACTCCCCAGGCCAGAGCCCTCGAGCGTGTGTTGCGCCATCGCAGCACACTGATGGCACGCAGCCCTCTCGGGGAGGGTTTTGATCAGCCCTTGCGCGCAGCACTCACCACTTTGATGGGTGCTGGACCGGTGCTGCCGGCTGCAGGCTCAGCGGCAGCTCTGCGTTATCTGCGCGACCGGATTTCGGTGCCTCGCGACATGCCTCTGCACAGCGCCCGGCTGCTGAGGCAAGCCCTGGAGAGCACAGCGGCTCTGGCAGGCCACGACCAACCGACTCCGCTGCCCTTTGAGCATCGCTTCGATCAGGATCCCAGACCCTTTGTCGGCTCGGGCACCTGA
- a CDS encoding molecular chaperone DnaJ: MAGDGFGAKGSSAAGGKRSSSKRKPRQANHQRERCPLGRDPGFEAICARQTLGLALSGRLTEQAVKRAHKALAVQHHPDKGGDPEMMTRLNNARDLLLEPEMETIPA; encoded by the coding sequence ATGGCTGGAGATGGATTCGGAGCGAAAGGCTCTTCTGCCGCTGGCGGGAAACGCAGCAGCTCCAAACGCAAGCCTCGGCAGGCCAATCATCAGCGGGAACGCTGTCCCCTCGGTCGGGATCCCGGTTTCGAGGCGATCTGTGCGCGCCAGACCCTTGGCTTGGCCTTGTCCGGTCGCCTGACTGAGCAGGCTGTGAAGCGGGCTCACAAAGCCCTGGCCGTTCAGCATCACCCTGACAAAGGCGGTGATCCCGAGATGATGACCAGGCTCAACAACGCCCGCGATTTGCTCCTGGAGCCAGAAATGGAGACGATTCCAGCCTGA
- a CDS encoding NAD(P)-dependent oxidoreductase, with the protein MVKVVLLGTGLLGSAIGHRLLTVGCSLRVWNRDPARCEPLVSAGAQLLEDPAQAIEGACTVITVLRDGPITSEVVASLGGLKQCCVMPMGTMGISESVALETQVQDQGGVYLEAPVLGSRPEALAGRLLVMAGGDQAVFDQQCALLKHLALEPKRMGAVGTGAASKLALNQLIASLTHGYSLALRLIQASGLDVERFMEVLRPSALYAPTVDKKLKRMLTHDYSDPNFSTSLLRKDLNLFLREAGLAGLDAGGLEGLACLLMRAEGTDLDAGDYSALHELTAADPSFN; encoded by the coding sequence ATGGTCAAGGTTGTTCTTCTTGGGACTGGCCTCCTTGGATCTGCCATTGGCCACCGCCTGTTGACGGTTGGCTGTTCGCTGCGGGTTTGGAACAGGGATCCAGCCCGCTGTGAACCGCTGGTTTCCGCCGGTGCCCAGCTCTTGGAGGATCCTGCCCAGGCCATCGAGGGAGCCTGCACGGTGATCACGGTGCTGCGGGATGGCCCGATCACCTCTGAGGTGGTGGCGTCGTTGGGCGGATTGAAACAGTGTTGCGTGATGCCGATGGGCACCATGGGCATCAGCGAAAGCGTGGCCCTGGAGACCCAGGTGCAGGATCAGGGCGGTGTTTATCTTGAAGCCCCTGTGCTGGGAAGCCGTCCTGAAGCATTGGCTGGCCGGTTGCTGGTCATGGCAGGCGGAGATCAGGCGGTGTTTGATCAGCAGTGCGCTCTGCTGAAGCACCTCGCTTTGGAGCCGAAGCGGATGGGCGCCGTGGGAACTGGCGCGGCATCAAAGTTGGCTCTCAACCAGTTGATTGCCAGCCTCACCCATGGCTACTCGCTGGCCCTGAGGCTGATTCAGGCCTCAGGTCTGGACGTGGAGCGTTTCATGGAGGTGCTGCGCCCGTCGGCGCTTTATGCGCCAACGGTGGACAAAAAGCTCAAGCGGATGCTGACGCATGACTACAGCGATCCCAACTTCAGCACCAGCCTTCTGCGCAAGGACCTGAACCTGTTTCTTCGAGAGGCCGGTCTGGCTGGGTTGGATGCCGGAGGTCTAGAAGGGTTGGCATGTTTGCTGATGCGCGCAGAGGGGACGGATTTGGACGCTGGTGACTACAGCGCCCTGCACGAGCTCACGGCCGCCGACCCAAGTTTCAACTGA
- a CDS encoding chlorophyll a/b-binding protein, whose protein sequence is MSEPSYRYEPVEKFGEGLTTNRPWNTSALAGVERLNGRTAMVGFAAAVIGEWITGYGPAGQVMALIRWYLS, encoded by the coding sequence ATGTCCGAACCGAGCTACCGCTACGAGCCCGTTGAAAAGTTCGGCGAAGGCCTCACCACCAACCGTCCCTGGAACACCAGCGCTCTGGCCGGAGTGGAGAGGCTGAACGGTCGCACAGCCATGGTGGGTTTTGCCGCTGCCGTGATCGGCGAATGGATCACGGGGTATGGCCCTGCCGGTCAGGTGATGGCACTGATCCGCTGGTATCTCAGTTGA
- a CDS encoding nuclear transport factor 2 family protein encodes MDAERLRSLFTKPYGMAAPTEDQWRELYDDNVHFQDPTQERSGIKAYIEAQDGLMRRCDDVYLTASAIAVDGDMAFIEWEMGLKIKGIEFIYPGTSRLRFNSDGKVCDHRDYFDFVGPTFAPVPVVGGFVRWLYKRFVD; translated from the coding sequence GTGGACGCAGAGCGCCTCCGATCCCTGTTCACCAAGCCTTACGGCATGGCAGCACCCACCGAAGATCAATGGCGGGAGCTGTATGACGACAACGTGCACTTTCAAGACCCAACTCAGGAGCGCAGCGGCATCAAGGCTTACATCGAGGCGCAGGATGGCTTGATGCGTCGCTGCGATGACGTGTATCTCACCGCAAGCGCCATTGCCGTCGACGGGGACATGGCCTTCATCGAATGGGAGATGGGGCTCAAGATCAAAGGCATCGAATTCATCTACCCAGGAACCAGCCGCTTGCGCTTTAACAGCGACGGGAAGGTTTGCGATCACCGCGATTACTTCGACTTCGTTGGACCGACCTTTGCGCCCGTGCCTGTGGTGGGTGGGTTCGTGCGCTGGCTTTACAAGCGGTTTGTCGACTGA
- a CDS encoding DoxX family protein, giving the protein MLRAILSKPFLADVGLLVLRVFTGALLIHHGYEKLANIENFADAFVRPLHLPFPIVLSYIAAFSEIGGSWLLITGLLTRFGALAILGTITVAIYHAVITAGFNIYLLELLGLYFAAAAAVLTVGPGRLAIDELIVRRFNPEMRPETKTADDAFASSDTLAQGAEA; this is encoded by the coding sequence GTGCTCAGAGCGATTCTTTCGAAGCCATTTCTCGCCGACGTGGGCTTACTTGTTCTTCGTGTCTTCACAGGAGCACTTCTGATTCATCACGGTTACGAGAAACTTGCCAATATCGAGAATTTTGCTGATGCCTTCGTGCGTCCGCTGCACCTTCCATTTCCGATCGTGCTTTCTTACATCGCTGCTTTCTCCGAAATTGGTGGTAGCTGGCTCCTCATCACCGGGCTTCTTACCCGCTTCGGTGCCCTTGCGATTCTGGGAACGATCACAGTGGCGATTTATCACGCAGTGATTACTGCAGGATTCAACATTTACCTGCTTGAGCTTCTCGGTCTTTACTTTGCGGCGGCTGCGGCCGTGCTCACAGTTGGTCCTGGTCGCCTGGCCATCGATGAATTGATCGTCCGCCGGTTCAATCCCGAAATGCGTCCTGAGACCAAAACTGCAGACGATGCTTTCGCCTCTTCGGACACGCTCGCTCAAGGTGCAGAAGCCTGA
- a CDS encoding SOS response-associated peptidase: MCGRFALSIPVSDLPLPLQQHLSPEHRERYAPRDRIAPGEPLLVLRRDERDTSAALMLWGLIPSWSKDPGGGPRPFNARVETLDDKAMFRGAWRHRRCLIPASCFFEKGWRIRRVDHQPFWLAGLWERWLGADGSEIDSVTILTTTPNALIRPLHPRMPVVIPAGLEDGWMAAVDGAGLRALQPLLGCWDPTGWIRDRPADRDQLSLFESP, encoded by the coding sequence ATGTGCGGTCGCTTCGCTCTCTCGATTCCGGTGTCGGACTTGCCGTTGCCCTTGCAGCAGCATCTCAGCCCGGAGCATCGGGAACGCTATGCACCCCGAGATCGGATCGCTCCCGGAGAACCTCTTCTGGTGCTCCGCCGGGACGAAAGGGACACTTCTGCTGCCCTGATGCTCTGGGGCCTGATTCCCTCCTGGAGCAAGGACCCGGGAGGCGGGCCGAGACCCTTCAATGCCCGTGTGGAAACACTCGACGACAAGGCCATGTTCCGGGGGGCCTGGCGTCACCGACGTTGTTTGATTCCAGCCAGTTGTTTCTTTGAAAAAGGCTGGCGGATTCGGAGGGTCGACCATCAACCGTTCTGGCTTGCAGGCCTCTGGGAGCGCTGGCTCGGTGCTGATGGCAGCGAAATCGACAGTGTCACGATTCTCACCACCACTCCCAATGCGCTGATTCGACCTCTGCACCCGCGCATGCCAGTGGTGATCCCTGCTGGGCTGGAGGATGGATGGATGGCGGCTGTTGATGGAGCGGGCTTAAGGGCTTTGCAGCCTTTGCTGGGTTGTTGGGATCCCACGGGTTGGATCAGGGATCGGCCTGCAGACAGGGACCAGCTCTCTCTCTTTGAGAGTCCCTAG
- a CDS encoding DUF3303 domain-containing protein, with product MQLYFVIGTIPDIDSQLDVYREFINYFEGGCQNDCFEGFELIQRAHLPGQGQVVALMKARGTEELFRHLAPWRAQFGVEMEITPAISDAEVVASHKVLFASMED from the coding sequence ATGCAGCTCTATTTCGTGATCGGCACGATTCCCGATATCGACAGTCAGCTTGATGTGTACAGGGAATTCATCAACTATTTCGAAGGAGGTTGTCAGAACGACTGTTTTGAAGGCTTTGAATTGATTCAGCGGGCTCACCTCCCTGGCCAAGGGCAGGTGGTAGCTCTGATGAAAGCCCGCGGTACAGAGGAACTGTTTCGCCACCTCGCCCCTTGGCGTGCCCAATTCGGCGTCGAGATGGAGATCACTCCCGCGATCAGTGATGCCGAGGTCGTCGCCAGTCACAAAGTGCTGTTCGCTTCGATGGAAGACTGA
- a CDS encoding WbuC family cupin fold metalloprotein yields the protein MSRSPIQRIDQTLFNALSEEAAQRPRQRFNHNFHKETEPVQRFLNVLQPGTYVCPHRHLRDQEGAGFECFLVLQGAIGLLIFSPEGEILQTETLSASGPVRGVEVAEGQFHTLVALERDSVIFELKQGPYVPCQDKDFLQSFPQERTPEAELQERSWRHRFLESQAPRAHPGKD from the coding sequence ATGAGCCGATCTCCGATCCAGCGCATCGATCAGACCTTGTTCAACGCTCTTTCCGAGGAAGCCGCCCAGCGACCACGGCAACGTTTCAACCACAACTTCCACAAGGAGACTGAACCGGTTCAGCGCTTTCTCAACGTGCTGCAACCCGGCACCTACGTCTGTCCCCATCGTCATCTTCGCGATCAGGAGGGGGCAGGTTTCGAGTGCTTTCTTGTTCTGCAGGGAGCGATCGGCCTGCTGATCTTCAGCCCTGAGGGAGAGATTCTTCAGACGGAGACGCTCTCAGCATCCGGGCCTGTCCGCGGGGTGGAGGTGGCCGAAGGTCAATTCCACACGCTGGTGGCTCTTGAGCGCGACTCCGTGATTTTCGAACTGAAGCAAGGACCCTATGTTCCTTGCCAAGACAAAGACTTTCTCCAAAGCTTCCCCCAAGAACGGACTCCTGAAGCCGAACTTCAGGAGCGCAGCTGGCGTCATCGATTCCTCGAATCTCAGGCCCCACGGGCCCATCCGGGCAAAGACTGA
- a CDS encoding low molecular weight phosphatase family protein, with the protein MRTVLFLCTGNYFRSRFSELWFNHQIVLQGHDDDVHAVSAGLKVTSDNGNIGAMAVEAQIALQQHGVAIDPTQLAMPRQVSRDDVEQADVVVAVDADAHRPMVRELFPDLEAKIRFWSVKDLDEVVAGDDPIALLQHQVDQLINALITGH; encoded by the coding sequence ATGCGAACCGTTCTCTTCCTCTGCACCGGCAATTATTTCCGCAGCCGCTTCTCGGAACTCTGGTTCAACCATCAGATCGTCCTCCAGGGCCATGACGATGACGTTCACGCCGTATCAGCCGGTCTGAAGGTGACATCCGACAACGGCAACATCGGAGCGATGGCCGTCGAGGCCCAGATTGCATTGCAGCAACATGGTGTAGCCATTGATCCAACCCAACTGGCGATGCCCCGTCAGGTAAGCCGAGATGACGTGGAACAAGCCGATGTGGTGGTGGCCGTGGATGCCGATGCCCACAGACCGATGGTGCGTGAGTTGTTCCCAGATCTGGAAGCAAAGATCCGCTTCTGGAGCGTGAAGGATCTCGACGAGGTCGTCGCCGGTGATGATCCGATCGCGCTTCTGCAACACCAGGTCGATCAACTCATCAACGCGTTGATCACAGGCCACTGA
- a CDS encoding prohibitin family protein gives MQSPSPMRSVNSGGPEGGLVAIVALVLAGLLLLAQSLFVVPAGEVAVITTLGKVSGTPRQPGLNVKAPLVQQVWPFSIRTQVRPENFATLTKDLQVIQATATIKYALRPDEAGRVYSTIASSDRDVYPRIIQPSLLKALKSVFSQYELVTIASEWNDISALVASTVAEELDQFDYVKVVGLDLTGLEIAEEYRAAIEQKQIAEQQLLRAQTEVKIAEQEALRYDTLNKSLDDQVLYKLFLDKWDGQTQVVPGLPGVAGGTPPVIVGRR, from the coding sequence ATGCAAAGTCCATCGCCGATGCGTTCTGTCAACTCCGGAGGTCCGGAGGGGGGCTTGGTGGCCATCGTGGCCCTTGTTCTGGCTGGGCTGCTGCTGCTTGCGCAGTCTCTTTTTGTGGTTCCCGCCGGCGAAGTGGCGGTGATCACCACCCTGGGCAAGGTGAGCGGGACGCCGCGGCAACCGGGGCTGAATGTGAAAGCGCCCCTGGTTCAGCAGGTGTGGCCGTTCAGCATCCGCACCCAGGTGCGGCCTGAGAATTTCGCCACGCTCACGAAGGATCTTCAGGTGATCCAGGCCACAGCCACCATCAAGTACGCCCTGCGCCCTGATGAAGCGGGTCGGGTTTACAGCACGATTGCCAGCAGCGACCGGGATGTGTATCCGCGGATCATTCAGCCCTCCCTCTTGAAAGCGCTCAAGTCTGTGTTCTCGCAGTACGAGTTGGTCACGATCGCTTCGGAGTGGAACGACATCTCTGCACTGGTGGCCAGCACCGTGGCCGAGGAACTTGATCAGTTCGATTACGTGAAAGTGGTGGGACTTGATCTCACCGGTCTTGAGATCGCCGAGGAATACCGGGCGGCGATTGAGCAGAAGCAGATCGCTGAACAGCAGCTTCTGCGGGCGCAGACCGAGGTGAAGATCGCTGAACAGGAGGCCCTTCGCTACGACACGTTGAACAAAAGCCTTGATGACCAGGTGTTGTACAAGCTCTTCCTTGACAAGTGGGATGGTCAGACTCAAGTGGTTCCTGGGCTGCCGGGAGTTGCCGGAGGGACTCCGCCGGTGATCGTTGGCCGGCGATGA
- a CDS encoding Nif11 family protein, which produces MSMKQLETFLAKASGNDDIRRELDHCDGDTICVAKVGLRHGHKFSAANYSRWQREHG; this is translated from the coding sequence ATGTCGATGAAACAGCTGGAGACGTTCTTGGCTAAAGCCAGTGGCAATGACGACATCCGACGCGAATTGGACCATTGCGATGGCGACACGATCTGTGTCGCCAAAGTGGGTCTGCGCCATGGCCACAAGTTTTCTGCCGCCAACTACAGCCGCTGGCAGAGAGAACACGGCTGA
- a CDS encoding DCC1-like thiol-disulfide oxidoreductase family protein, which yields MPFTLVYDGGCPFCRHFALRSELLGGVPDLVIRDGRSDHELRAMLRRRGYNISNGAVLMDGEQIWHGSEAITMLCRNLTPSDPLLRVLHGVFSNSKRANLLYPGLLAARQIALGLKGLPLDPDYRGA from the coding sequence ATGCCTTTCACTCTTGTTTACGACGGCGGTTGTCCGTTCTGTCGGCATTTTGCCCTTCGCAGCGAGCTGCTCGGGGGTGTGCCCGACCTCGTGATCCGTGACGGCCGCAGCGATCATGAACTCAGAGCCATGCTCAGGAGGCGCGGTTACAACATCAGCAACGGCGCCGTACTGATGGACGGTGAGCAGATCTGGCATGGCAGCGAAGCCATCACCATGCTGTGCCGGAATCTCACCCCGAGCGATCCACTCCTGCGGGTTCTTCATGGCGTGTTCAGCAATTCAAAGCGAGCGAACCTTCTCTATCCAGGGCTCCTCGCAGCTCGGCAGATCGCCTTGGGCCTGAAGGGACTTCCCCTCGACCCCGATTACCGCGGAGCCTGA
- a CDS encoding TIGR03894 family protein, which yields MADKELLREVALELWSSVKKLRPGLPRESRLELTLKALMVIGDLSDQIQAAVVVGLIAEQEPPESEPEGQDVTLNEESSASSAGSEVEQTPDGRRVVRRRSRSGS from the coding sequence ATGGCAGACAAGGAACTCCTCAGAGAAGTGGCGCTTGAGCTCTGGAGCTCGGTGAAAAAGCTGCGCCCGGGTCTGCCACGGGAATCACGACTGGAGCTCACCCTCAAGGCTCTGATGGTGATTGGCGATCTGAGCGATCAGATTCAGGCCGCGGTGGTGGTGGGGCTGATTGCCGAGCAGGAGCCTCCTGAGAGTGAGCCCGAGGGACAGGATGTCACCCTCAATGAGGAGAGCTCCGCCTCCAGTGCTGGTTCTGAAGTTGAGCAGACCCCTGACGGGCGCAGGGTTGTGCGCCGTCGATCCAGGTCTGGGAGCTGA
- a CDS encoding glycosyl hydrolase family 57 — MHPDQLPPIAGREQTIQSLRLNRSRPWISQINSTLEGQQAAFACALHMHQPTVPAGADGALLSHLQYMFDRPGEGDNHNAEPFAQCYRRMAELIPELISEGCNPKIMLDYSGNLLWGVEQMGRDDITEALRYLACDHQMQGHVEWLGTFWSHAVAPSTPIPDLALQISAWHHQFADLFGDEALQRVQGFSLPEMHLPNHPDTLFALVKALKESGYRWMLVQEHSVEQCNGTPLDHAQRYLPNQLIARNSRGEELSITVLIKTQGSDTKLVGQMQPCYEAMGLGSQQLSGKTVPSLVSQIADGENGGVMMNEFPEAFRQASRRVRDGEGNVTALNGSEYLAHLDAIGVEDKDFPRIQAVQQHRLWQEVGDAVQPEAMTSAIAKLTSLGEGFSMEGASWTSNLSWVDGYSNVLDPMQALSARFHQRFDATVAADPSVTASSAYQQALLHVLLLETSCFRYWGQGLWTEFAQEINRQGEAVLASMP, encoded by the coding sequence ATGCACCCTGACCAGTTGCCACCAATCGCCGGGCGGGAGCAGACCATCCAGTCCCTCAGGCTGAATCGCTCCAGGCCATGGATTTCACAAATCAACAGCACTCTCGAAGGCCAACAGGCCGCCTTCGCCTGTGCCCTGCACATGCATCAACCCACAGTGCCGGCAGGAGCGGATGGAGCTCTGCTCTCCCACCTTCAGTACATGTTCGATCGACCAGGGGAGGGGGACAACCACAACGCCGAGCCCTTCGCTCAGTGCTACCGGCGCATGGCAGAGCTGATCCCCGAACTGATCAGCGAAGGCTGCAATCCCAAAATCATGCTCGATTATTCCGGCAATCTGCTCTGGGGCGTGGAGCAAATGGGCCGTGATGACATCACCGAGGCCCTCCGCTACCTCGCCTGTGATCACCAGATGCAGGGCCATGTGGAGTGGCTCGGCACGTTCTGGAGCCATGCCGTCGCACCCTCCACCCCGATTCCGGATCTGGCCTTGCAGATCAGCGCCTGGCACCACCAATTCGCCGATCTCTTTGGCGACGAGGCGTTGCAGCGGGTGCAGGGGTTCTCCCTTCCGGAGATGCACCTCCCCAATCACCCCGACACCCTTTTTGCTCTGGTGAAGGCTCTGAAGGAATCCGGTTATCGCTGGATGTTGGTGCAGGAGCACAGCGTGGAGCAGTGCAACGGCACCCCCCTCGATCATGCCCAGCGTTACCTCCCCAATCAGCTCATTGCCAGAAACTCCCGCGGCGAAGAGCTCAGCATCACAGTGCTGATCAAGACCCAGGGATCCGACACCAAGTTGGTGGGCCAGATGCAGCCGTGTTACGAAGCCATGGGGCTGGGATCGCAGCAGCTCAGTGGCAAGACCGTGCCATCACTGGTGAGCCAGATCGCCGATGGGGAGAACGGCGGCGTGATGATGAACGAGTTTCCCGAGGCGTTCCGTCAGGCCAGCCGCCGGGTCCGGGATGGGGAAGGCAACGTCACAGCGCTCAATGGGTCGGAGTATCTGGCGCATCTCGATGCCATCGGCGTGGAAGACAAGGACTTTCCCCGGATTCAGGCCGTGCAGCAGCACAGGCTTTGGCAGGAGGTCGGTGATGCCGTTCAACCTGAAGCGATGACCTCAGCGATTGCGAAGCTCACATCCCTTGGGGAAGGGTTTTCGATGGAAGGAGCGTCCTGGACCAGCAACCTCAGCTGGGTGGATGGCTACAGCAATGTGCTGGACCCGATGCAGGCCTTGAGCGCACGCTTTCATCAGCGCTTCGACGCGACTGTTGCAGCGGATCCATCGGTGACCGCCAGCTCTGCCTATCAACAGGCCCTGTTGCATGTGTTGCTGCTGGAAACCAGTTGCTTCCGCTACTGGGGTCAGGGCCTATGGACCGAATTTGCCCAGGAGATCAACCGTCAGGGGGAAGCCGTACTGGCTTCCATGCCATAA